A stretch of Ectothiorhodospiraceae bacterium BW-2 DNA encodes these proteins:
- a CDS encoding TIGR04211 family SH3 domain-containing protein: MTRQFPTPIFALLLTLMLLPAPALVAETHYITDQIEVTLRSGESTRNKILRMLPSGTAVEVLSQNSDSGYSRVRINGREGYILTRQLQREPSARSQLQSMRERIEELQASPNKLQSRLAELQGDYAQLQQQHQQLQQQHRQATDELQRIEQTAANAVRIERERQQLQQQVDQLSSNREQLLQQNSQLQKQSQQRWFLIGAGVLVGGILLGLILPHLRLRRRSSWDRL, from the coding sequence ATGACTCGACAATTTCCAACTCCGATATTCGCCCTGCTACTAACGCTCATGCTACTGCCAGCCCCCGCGCTAGTCGCCGAAACCCACTATATCACCGACCAAATTGAGGTAACTCTTCGCAGCGGCGAGAGCACCCGTAATAAAATTTTACGCATGCTCCCTAGCGGCACGGCGGTTGAAGTGCTAAGTCAAAATAGCGACAGCGGCTACAGCCGAGTCCGCATTAACGGCAGAGAGGGGTATATTCTTACCCGCCAACTACAGCGTGAACCGAGCGCCCGTTCACAGCTACAATCGATGCGAGAGCGCATTGAGGAGCTACAGGCCTCCCCCAACAAGTTACAGTCCCGCCTCGCCGAGCTACAGGGCGACTACGCTCAGCTACAGCAGCAGCATCAGCAGCTACAGCAGCAGCACCGCCAAGCGACCGATGAGCTACAGCGCATAGAGCAGACCGCCGCCAATGCCGTTCGCATCGAACGGGAGCGGCAGCAGCTACAGCAGCAGGTCGATCAACTGAGCAGCAATCGTGAACAGCTTTTGCAACAAAACAGCCAACTACAAAAACAGTCGCAACAGCGCTGGTTTCTAATCGGTGCCGGGGTACTGGTCGGCGGGATTCTGCTAGGGCTCATTCTGCCCCACCTACGCCTTCGTCGCCGCAGTAGCTGGGATCGCCTCTAG